One Delphinus delphis chromosome 3, mDelDel1.2, whole genome shotgun sequence genomic region harbors:
- the WDR18 gene encoding WD repeat-containing protein 18 codes for MTHVLGGGESMMAAPVEVAVCTDSAAQLWSCVVWELHSGANLLTYRGGQAGPRGLALLNGEYLLAAQLGKNYISAWELQRKDQLQQKIMCPGPVTCLTTSPNGLYVLAGITESIYLWEVSTGNLLVILSRHYQDVSCLQFTGDSSHFVSGGKDCLVLAWSLCSVLQADPSRTPAPRHVWSRHTLPITDLHCGFGGPLARVATSSLDQTVKLWEVSSGELLLSVLFDVSIMAVTMDLAEHHMFCGGSDGSIFQVDLCTWPGQREKSFQPEQDHGKVFRGHRNQVTCLSVSTDGSVLLSGSHDETVRLWDVQSQQCLRTVALKGPVTNACIVLAPVSMLSSDCRPSLPLPHFNKHLLGAEHGDEPRHGGLTLRLGLHQQGSEPSYLERAEQLHGVMCSTLEKSVLGGQDQLRIRVAELEDEVRNLRKINRDLFDFSTRIITRPAK; via the exons ATGACGCATGTCCTGGGCGGTGGAGAAAGCATGATGGCGGCGCCCGTGGAGGTGGCCGTGTGTACCGACTCGGCGGCCCAGCTGTGGAGCTGCGTCGTGTGGGAGCTGCACTCGGGCGCCAATCTGCTCACATACCGCGGCGGCCAGGCCGGGCCTCGCGGCCTGGCGCTGCTCAATGGCGAGTACTTGCTGGCGGCGCAGCTGGGCAAGAACTATATCAGCGCCTGGGAGCTACAGAGGAAG GACCAGCTTCAGCAGAAGATCATGTGCCCCGGACCGGTCACCTGTCTTACCACGTCGCCCAATGGCCTCTACGTTCTGGCAGGGATCACAGAGAGCATATACCTGTGGGAG GTTTCCACGGGGAACCTTCTGGTCATCCTGAGCCGCCACTACCAGGATGTGTCGTGCCTACAGTTCACGGGGGACAGCAGCCACTTCGTCTCGGGGGGCAAGGACTGCCTGGTGCTGGCTTGGAGCCTCTGCAG cgTGCTGCAGGCAGACCCCTCCCGGACCCCCGCCCCCCGACACGTGTGGTCTCGCCACACCCTCCCCATCACAGACCTGCACTGCGGCTTTGGTGGGCCCCTGGCCCGGGTGGCCACTTCCTCGCTGGACCAGACAGTGAAG CTGTGGGAGGTCTCCTCCGGCGAGCTGCTGCTGTCTGTGCTCTTCGACGTGAGCATCATGGCCGTGACCATGGACCTGGCTGAGCATCACATGTTCTGCGGTGGTAGTGACGGCTCCATCTTCCAGGTCGACCTCTGTACCTGG CCcgggcagagagagaagagctTCCAGCCGGAGCAGGACCACGGGAAGGTGTTCAGAGGGCACAG GAACCAGGTGACCTGCCTGTCAGTGTCCACGGATGGCAGCGTGCTGCTCTCGGGCTCCCACGACGAGACGGTGCGCCTCTGGGATGTGCAGAGCCAGCAGTGCCTCAGGACGGTGGCTCTCAAAG GTCCCGTGACCAACGCCTGCATCGTGCTGGCGCCCGTCAGCATGCTGAGCTCCGACTGCAGGCCCAGCCTGCCCTTGCCGCACTTCAACAAGCACCTGCTGGGCGCAGAGCATGGGGACGAGCCGCGCCACGGGGGCCTCACGCTGCGCCTGGGCCTCCACCAGCAG GGATCAGAGCCCAGCTACCTGGAGCGGGCGGAACAGCTGCACGGGGTGATGTGCAGCACGTTggagaag AGCGTGCTGGGTGGCCAGGACCAGCTGCGGATCCGCGTGGCAGAGCTGGAGGACGAGGTGCGGAACCTGCGCAAGATCAACCGCGACCTCTTTGACTTCTCCACGCGCATCATCACTCGGCCGGCCAAGTGA